A segment of the Panacibacter ginsenosidivorans genome:
ATCCGGTTTTACTTCGGTACGCATATAATCGAGCCATTCATTATAAAATTGCGGGGCGATATGTTTTACGGCATCGAGTCTTACACCATCAAAATGAACAGTATCATAATACCATTTTCCCCAACGCTTTAATTCTTCCCGCACTGCCTTATTTCTGAATTCAATATCCGTATACATCAGGTAATCGAAATTTCCTTTTTCTTCATCAACTACCTCTTCCCAACCTTCTCCGTATTCATTCAGGATAGAAAAAATGCCTTTTTCCTGCAGGTTACTTGCATAATCTGTTCCGGTGAAACAACGGTGATCCCAAACAAAATCTGAATACTTTCCGTGGCGCTGCGGGTAAGTAAATTTTGTATACGCTTCTATTTCAAATGCGTCACTCGTAAACTCCTTCCGGTTATCAGGATTAACCCTTTTTACAAATATTTTCTCAGTTTCATCTGCACCCCCTAAATGATTCACTACAATATCAGCGTATACTTTTAAACCCGCATCATGGGCGGTATTTACCGCATTTATCAGATCTTCTTTTGTTCCGTATTTTGTGCGCACTGTACCTTTCTGATCAAATTCGCCAAGATCATAAAGATCGTAAACATCATAGCCAACAGAATAACCACCTGCCGAAGCTTTTGACGCAGGTGGCAACCACACTGCTGTGATACCTTTTTCTGCCAGTTGCTTTGCGTCAGTTTTTAATTTGTTCCACAAGCTTCCGTCTTGCGGATAATACCAGTGAAAGAATTGTAGTAAAGTTGCGTTCTCCATATTGGCGTATTTATGAACTTAGTTTAAAAAAATTATGGCCCCAGCCGTAGTAATTAATATTAAGCATTTCTTGCGTCGCACACTGCGGCATTCTGCCCGCTATTGTACAAAACAAATGCCATCGAAATTTTATATGTTTTGTTGATATATGCTTTTACAAAATAAGCCGGTTTATGATAACCGGCTTAAACAAATGTCTATTTATTTCCACACTTTATTTATCCAGTATGTCTTTGCTTTTTGTTGCCATGTCAAGATGGCTGCGCAGTTCAGGAAGCGTTGAAGTGAAGAATGCTTTTATATCTGAATCTGTAGCATCATTTGCGCATTTCTCATACATCTTAATGGCGTCCTCATGCTTTTCTACCATTGCTTTAGCAAACTCCTCATCAAAATCTTTTGCTTTTTTATTTTTTATGTCTTCTATCTTTTTTTTCTGATCGTCTGTGATATCTGCTGGCAGCGTTATTTGTTTATCGGCGGCCAGTTGTTGTATGCGGCTATTAATATTAGCATGCGCATCAGCAAGCATTCCGGCTAATCTTTTACCCTCATCTGTATTCACATACTTTTTTGCGGAGTCTGCCATGCGCATTTCAAAAGAACTACCAAGCCATGCATCTACTATAAGCTGTGCATCTTTTTCATCTGCTTTACTGAACTTCTTGTCGTTTTGCTCTTCTGCGGCTTTTGCGGGATTTTCTGTTTTGTTGTTTTCTGTTGCATTGTTACAGGCCGATATCAGGAGTCCTGCTGCTAATAATGCGGCAACTGATTTTGCTGTTTTTTTGTAATTCATGGTTAACTGTTTAAAATTTAAAAATGACATGCTTCAACAGGGGCATGTTTTATTATTTACATGTTTAATTTCTGTAAGATGGTTGTTGTGTTTCTAAAAATGCGTTGCAAAATTTTGCTTATACTGCTATATGTACAATAAAGATCTGGACGCATAAGAGTGCGACGCAACGGATGCTCAATAGCAGTATCGGCTTACGGCTAATAAATTAAAAAAGATTTGTTTCTGCTCTCAATTCTTTAGTAGAAAAACTGCTGATCATTTTTATTTTGAGAAATGCGTAGAGTATTTCATTTAGCTGGGTGCGCATCAGCTCTCTTACTTCTTGTATAACTTTATAATCATTGATAATGTTCCTGAAAACTTTCAGGATCTTTTTTTCATAGAATCTTGCGCACTCAAAAGGGCAACTGATCTGAACTGTATCATTCTCATTTTTTGCTACAGGTGAAAGGTCATTTACAGGAAACAATTGCATTAAAGAATCCATATAACTTTTTACCTGCTCTTCGCAAGGACCTGTTTCAATAACAAAATTCAAAATGTTACCGCGCA
Coding sequences within it:
- a CDS encoding DUF4142 domain-containing protein, producing MNYKKTAKSVAALLAAGLLISACNNATENNKTENPAKAAEEQNDKKFSKADEKDAQLIVDAWLGSSFEMRMADSAKKYVNTDEGKRLAGMLADAHANINSRIQQLAADKQITLPADITDDQKKKIEDIKNKKAKDFDEEFAKAMVEKHEDAIKMYEKCANDATDSDIKAFFTSTLPELRSHLDMATKSKDILDK
- a CDS encoding alpha-amylase; translation: MENATLLQFFHWYYPQDGSLWNKLKTDAKQLAEKGITAVWLPPASKASAGGYSVGYDVYDLYDLGEFDQKGTVRTKYGTKEDLINAVNTAHDAGLKVYADIVVNHLGGADETEKIFVKRVNPDNRKEFTSDAFEIEAYTKFTYPQRHGKYSDFVWDHRCFTGTDYASNLQEKGIFSILNEYGEGWEEVVDEEKGNFDYLMYTDIEFRNKAVREELKRWGKWYYDTVHFDGVRLDAVKHIAPQFYNEWLDYMRTEVKPDLFAVGEYWAPGYLDLLQKYITATEGRMSLFDASLHHNLHRASKAGKDFDLTTIFNDTLVAANPLLAVTIVENHDTQPLQALEAPVELWFKPIAYALILLRQDGYPCVFFTDLYGASYIDKGNDGNDYEIFLPKCEELDTLLYARRQFAYGTQRDYFDHGNCIGWTREGDDEHNGCAVVLSNGEEGFKNMEIGKRYAGKTFIDLLQKHQAKVAINEDGWGEFYAPAGSVSVWIEKQ